A single genomic interval of Stieleria maiorica harbors:
- a CDS encoding DegT/DnrJ/EryC1/StrS family aminotransferase: MSATKTLHRIDREVGQDDVLHVGAPNVGDRAYFNQLVDQIFQRRWFTNDGDVVKELESQLCSYLGVKHCVAVCNATLGLQLAYRALGLTGEVIVPSFTFVATAHAAQWNGLTPVFADIKRDDHTICLQSIESLINENTSAIVGVHLWGTPCQTSAIETLARKHDLAVIYDAAHAFGCADQGRMIGNFGDCEVFSFHATKFFNTFEGGAIATNNDELAERLTRMKSFGFAGMDKVVGLGTNAKMPEVCAAMGLSLMPCLEQLIDRNRHNHQLYRAHLEGLDGLRLLTHDHLQQTNWQYVVIEIDEQRFGVGRDALVDRLHARKVRARRYFYPGCHRMEPYRSMTRNQGLALPNTETIGDRVICLPTGSAVDEADIERVCRVIRGD, from the coding sequence ATGTCAGCCACCAAGACCCTGCATCGGATTGATCGAGAGGTCGGCCAAGATGACGTGTTGCATGTCGGGGCTCCGAACGTCGGCGACCGCGCTTACTTCAATCAACTCGTCGACCAGATATTTCAGCGCAGGTGGTTCACCAACGACGGCGACGTCGTCAAAGAGCTGGAATCGCAGTTGTGTTCCTATCTGGGAGTCAAACACTGCGTGGCGGTCTGCAACGCGACACTCGGCCTGCAGTTGGCGTATCGCGCTCTGGGTCTGACCGGTGAAGTGATCGTCCCATCGTTCACGTTTGTTGCGACTGCTCACGCGGCGCAGTGGAACGGATTGACGCCGGTATTTGCCGATATCAAACGCGATGACCATACGATTTGTCTCCAAAGCATTGAGTCGCTGATCAACGAAAACACCAGCGCGATCGTCGGTGTCCACCTTTGGGGAACTCCCTGTCAGACGAGTGCGATCGAAACGTTGGCCCGCAAGCACGATCTGGCCGTAATTTATGACGCCGCTCATGCGTTTGGCTGTGCGGACCAAGGTCGCATGATCGGAAACTTCGGCGACTGTGAGGTGTTCAGTTTCCACGCCACCAAGTTTTTCAACACCTTTGAAGGCGGCGCGATCGCGACGAACAATGACGAACTGGCCGAGCGTCTGACGCGGATGAAAAGCTTTGGGTTTGCCGGCATGGACAAAGTCGTCGGATTGGGCACGAACGCGAAGATGCCCGAAGTTTGTGCGGCCATGGGATTGTCCCTGATGCCCTGCCTGGAACAACTGATAGACAGAAATCGGCACAATCACCAGCTCTACCGGGCGCACCTGGAAGGGCTCGATGGGCTGCGATTGTTAACGCACGACCATCTGCAGCAGACGAACTGGCAATACGTTGTCATTGAGATTGACGAGCAGCGCTTTGGCGTCGGTCGGGACGCCTTGGTTGACCGGCTGCACGCCCGGAAGGTCCGTGCACGGCGATACTTTTATCCCGGATGTCACCGGATGGAGCCCTATCGCTCGATGACTCGGAATCAAGGTCTCGCCTTGCCCAACACCGAGACGATTGGCGATCGCGTGATCTGTCTGCCCACCGGTTCTGCGGTTGATGAAGCCGACATTGAACGTGTCTGTCGCGTTATCCGCGGCGATTGA
- a CDS encoding GNAT family N-acetyltransferase, with product MMESISARQSFQYQIGHATSAEILKHLQACSAQFRPPLTDRVDLPQYAKKLFSRSVTFEAWRGKKLIGLVACYVDQQAQPASAFVSNVSVLWEYRSKGIARRLMLRCHDEVEQRGVQVISLEVSDNNVPAIGLYTKLGYIKTATNSSDLLMQLSFEQKSKPGT from the coding sequence ATGATGGAGTCGATTTCGGCACGACAATCGTTTCAGTACCAAATCGGCCACGCAACGAGTGCCGAGATTCTGAAGCACCTCCAAGCCTGTTCGGCGCAGTTTCGCCCACCGCTCACCGATCGGGTTGATTTACCGCAGTATGCAAAAAAGTTGTTCAGCCGTTCCGTCACGTTCGAGGCGTGGCGCGGCAAAAAGCTGATCGGATTAGTCGCATGCTACGTCGACCAACAGGCTCAGCCGGCCAGCGCATTCGTTTCCAACGTCAGTGTGCTCTGGGAATACCGATCGAAGGGGATTGCCCGCCGCTTGATGCTTCGCTGCCACGATGAAGTCGAGCAGCGTGGGGTCCAGGTGATTTCGTTGGAAGTTTCCGACAACAATGTGCCGGCGATCGGACTGTACACCAAACTCGGATACATCAAAACCGCCACCAATAGCTCTGACCTCTTGATGCAGCTTTCATTCGAACAGAAATCAAAGCCCGGAACATGA
- a CDS encoding class I SAM-dependent methyltransferase, whose amino-acid sequence MTHSNQPRDYDAELQDTPEHKYAYDFDLDVMHGFMIRSFEAFFRPGNCLELGSFQGSFTKRLLKYFDDLTCVEASDAAIKAMNETLAGNVQCIHGTFEEVTLPTKYDNVVLTHVLEHLDDPVGVLRRINDEWLTDDGRLLLVCPNANAPSRQIAVKMGLISHQSAVTDAEREHGHRITYSLDTLERDARAGGLDVVYRTGIFFKALANFQWDRLLQTDIISDEYLEGCYQLGQVYPDLCSSIFLVCRRSGVPFEV is encoded by the coding sequence ATGACTCACTCCAACCAACCGCGCGACTACGACGCGGAGTTGCAAGACACGCCGGAACACAAATACGCCTACGATTTTGACCTGGACGTGATGCACGGCTTCATGATCCGGTCTTTCGAGGCATTTTTTCGACCGGGAAACTGCCTGGAATTGGGAAGTTTTCAGGGCAGCTTTACCAAGCGACTGTTGAAGTATTTTGACGACCTGACGTGTGTCGAAGCCTCTGATGCGGCCATCAAGGCAATGAACGAGACGTTAGCCGGCAACGTGCAGTGCATTCACGGAACGTTTGAAGAGGTGACTCTACCGACGAAGTATGACAACGTCGTATTGACCCATGTGCTCGAACATCTCGACGATCCTGTTGGAGTATTGCGACGGATCAACGATGAATGGCTAACGGACGACGGGCGGTTACTCCTAGTGTGCCCCAACGCGAATGCTCCATCGCGGCAGATCGCCGTCAAAATGGGCCTGATTTCGCATCAGAGTGCCGTCACCGATGCCGAACGCGAGCACGGACACCGGATCACCTATTCGCTGGACACTCTGGAACGCGACGCACGTGCCGGCGGGCTTGATGTGGTTTATCGAACCGGGATCTTCTTCAAGGCGCTGGCGAATTTCCAGTGGGACCGGTTGCTGCAAACCGACATCATTTCCGATGAGTACCTGGAAGGCTGCTACCAACTCGGACAAGTCTATCCCGATCTGTGCTCGAGCATCTTTCTTGTCTGTCGGCGAAGCGGCGTTCCATTTGAGGTCTAG